One part of the Streptococcus sp. oral taxon 431 genome encodes these proteins:
- a CDS encoding MerR family transcriptional regulator produces the protein MAKFRAIPEGFMTVGEVAKKMGVTVRTLQYYDKEELLSPSAESEGGRRLYTDKDLVVLHQIISLKSLGFSLKDIKGRLNSLKTPAEVANALTEQADDIRQKIEQLQASLSEIEQLKVEVLQIQTVDFKKYADIIVNLQMKNESYSLIKRFDDDTLDHIRSRFDKKSGLDFMDRFNRLSDEIVRLQKEKVPAESEQCQQVVQEYWSLIMEFTNGDMTMLPKLMAVGNIDIATNAWEEKQKIVNSYLEPALKVYFSRLGTNPFEEV, from the coding sequence ATGGCAAAATTCAGAGCAATCCCTGAAGGTTTTATGACAGTTGGGGAAGTCGCAAAGAAAATGGGAGTTACAGTCCGTACTCTACAATACTACGATAAAGAAGAATTGCTTTCTCCATCTGCAGAAAGTGAGGGGGGACGTAGGCTTTATACCGATAAAGATCTAGTCGTGCTTCATCAGATTATATCCTTGAAATCACTTGGTTTTTCTCTGAAGGACATAAAGGGGCGTTTGAACTCTTTGAAAACTCCAGCTGAAGTTGCAAATGCTCTTACAGAGCAAGCAGATGATATTCGCCAAAAAATAGAACAGCTTCAGGCATCATTGTCAGAAATAGAGCAGTTAAAAGTTGAAGTTTTACAAATACAGACGGTTGACTTTAAAAAGTATGCAGATATTATTGTCAATTTACAAATGAAGAATGAATCTTACTCTCTGATTAAACGTTTTGATGATGATACGCTGGATCACATACGCAGTCGATTTGACAAGAAAAGCGGACTAGACTTTATGGACAGATTTAATCGCCTAAGTGATGAGATTGTGCGTCTCCAAAAAGAAAAGGTGCCAGCTGAAAGTGAACAGTGCCAACAAGTTGTACAAGAATACTGGAGCTTGATCATGGAGTTTACAAATGGAGATATGACTATGCTTCCGAAGTTGATGGCAGTCGGTAATATTGATATCGCTACTAACGCTTGGGAGGAAAAGCAAAAAATCGTTAACTCATATTTAGAGCCCGCTTTGAAAGTTTATTTTTCAAGACTTGGAACCAATCCCTTTGAGGAGGTGTAG
- a CDS encoding ABC transporter ATP-binding protein: MKYAIEVRELNKNYGCHGVLKGLNFQIVKGEIFALLGVNGAGKTTTLECIEGLRKYDGGTIVVNGKMGIQLQSSSLPAHIKPMEAIKLFAKWNQTKIDDNMLKALKIKEIEKSQYLQLSTGQKRRLHLALALIGNPDIIFLDEPTAGLDVEARLALHEQIRKLKSQGKTIVLASHDMAEVETLCDRIAILNSGKIVFCGTPSELTDKVGRRYYIHLKTQEAEKSFETTNIEDTLISLLNECKQKKIQILDIKVDRGTLEQHFIKMARRESE; the protein is encoded by the coding sequence ATGAAATACGCAATAGAGGTTCGTGAACTAAATAAAAATTACGGCTGTCATGGGGTCCTAAAAGGTCTTAATTTTCAAATCGTAAAGGGAGAAATTTTCGCTTTACTTGGTGTGAATGGTGCTGGGAAAACAACAACGCTTGAATGTATCGAAGGACTGAGAAAATATGATGGAGGCACTATTGTTGTAAACGGCAAAATGGGAATTCAATTGCAGTCATCTTCTTTGCCTGCTCATATTAAACCTATGGAAGCGATAAAGCTCTTTGCGAAATGGAATCAAACAAAAATTGATGATAATATGCTTAAAGCTCTGAAAATAAAAGAAATTGAGAAATCACAATATCTGCAATTATCCACAGGACAAAAAAGAAGACTACATCTCGCACTTGCACTTATCGGAAATCCCGATATTATTTTCCTTGATGAACCGACAGCGGGACTTGATGTTGAAGCAAGACTAGCCCTCCACGAACAAATACGAAAGCTTAAATCACAAGGGAAAACAATCGTTTTAGCAAGTCATGATATGGCTGAAGTTGAGACCTTATGTGACCGCATTGCTATCTTGAACAGTGGAAAGATTGTCTTTTGTGGCACTCCTTCAGAACTGACAGACAAGGTTGGAAGAAGATATTATATCCATTTGAAGACTCAAGAAGCAGAGAAGTCTTTTGAAACGACTAATATTGAGGATACCTTAATTTCATTATTGAATGAATGCAAGCAGAAAAAAATCCAGATATTGGATATTAAGGTTGATCGTGGCACCTTGGAACAGCATTTCATCAAAATGGCAAGGAGGGAATCAGAATGA
- a CDS encoding ABC transporter permease, translating into MNCFLYSLVLQWKLDIRSKSLLVTFYIVPLVFFLIMGGIFTSVMPEMGSTLIQSMIVMSVSMGAFLGLPPSLVEIYGSDIKKIYNANGVPIYLGLLTMVLSAFVHLMMTSILILLLAPILFEASLPTQLPLFFLALSIYMIVSLCIGSLLGLTLKNQAKLTMIAQLVFLPSIMLSGIMFPISLLPDFLQILGRVFPAYWGYRLILDKGLRLENLWYLILVSCIAVMTCILLLNKQKSE; encoded by the coding sequence ATGAACTGTTTTCTATATAGTTTAGTATTACAGTGGAAATTAGATATACGAAGCAAATCTCTCTTGGTTACTTTCTATATTGTACCGCTTGTTTTCTTTCTTATCATGGGTGGTATTTTTACTTCCGTTATGCCTGAGATGGGAAGTACGCTCATACAATCTATGATAGTCATGAGTGTCTCAATGGGAGCCTTTCTTGGCTTGCCCCCTTCATTAGTTGAAATTTATGGAAGCGACATTAAAAAAATTTATAATGCAAATGGAGTACCTATTTATTTAGGATTGCTAACTATGGTTCTCTCGGCTTTTGTCCATTTGATGATGACCAGCATTTTGATCCTGCTACTGGCCCCTATTTTATTTGAAGCAAGTCTGCCGACACAACTTCCCTTATTCTTTCTTGCGCTGTCCATCTACATGATTGTGTCATTATGTATTGGTAGTTTACTAGGGCTTACTTTAAAAAACCAAGCAAAGCTGACTATGATAGCGCAACTTGTATTTTTACCTTCAATTATGCTTTCGGGGATTATGTTTCCTATTAGCTTACTACCCGATTTTCTCCAAATATTAGGGCGAGTTTTCCCAGCTTATTGGGGATACCGTTTGATATTAGATAAAGGGCTTCGACTTGAAAATCTATGGTATTTAATTCTGGTATCTTGTATTGCAGTAATGACTTGTATCCTCCTCTTGAATAAACAAAAATCTGAGTAA
- a CDS encoding ADP-ribosylglycohydrolase family protein: MLGAIVGDIVGSVYEWDNIKTKDFPLFREDCFFTDDTVMTCAVAEAIMNGGQKDDFIDAMKKYSRVYPDAGYGARFSNWVDGDDREPYNSFGNGSAMRVSPCAWVMDCGFCARTGTWPSSRNLARLSAEVTHNHPEGIKGAMATADAIFMCRFYFGGYCGDYEQPINDNPIECKRRIKEYIEQEYGYNLSQTLDEIRPTYRFNETCQNTVPQAIIAFLESTDFEDAIRNAISIGGDSDTLAAITGSIAEAAYGIPEWIKDKAFSYLDEPLKEVLRRWEKEVSIS; the protein is encoded by the coding sequence ATGCTAGGAGCAATAGTTGGAGATATTGTAGGTTCTGTTTACGAATGGGACAATATTAAAACCAAGGATTTTCCATTATTTCGTGAGGATTGTTTTTTCACTGATGATACGGTTATGACCTGTGCTGTTGCAGAAGCAATTATGAATGGCGGTCAGAAGGATGACTTTATTGACGCTATGAAGAAATATAGTAGGGTGTATCCAGATGCAGGTTACGGTGCAAGATTTAGTAATTGGGTTGATGGCGACGATCGTGAACCATATAATAGTTTTGGCAATGGCTCAGCCATGCGTGTTTCTCCATGTGCTTGGGTCATGGATTGTGGCTTCTGTGCCAGAACAGGCACTTGGCCTTCTAGTAGAAATCTCGCGCGTCTCTCTGCAGAGGTGACTCATAATCATCCAGAAGGTATCAAGGGAGCTATGGCAACCGCTGATGCTATCTTTATGTGTCGCTTTTACTTTGGAGGTTACTGTGGGGATTATGAACAACCAATCAATGATAACCCTATAGAGTGCAAGAGACGCATCAAGGAATACATAGAGCAAGAGTATGGATATAATCTTTCTCAAACACTAGATGAAATTCGTCCTACTTATCGTTTCAATGAAACTTGCCAGAATACGGTACCTCAAGCCATCATTGCCTTTCTTGAAAGTACAGACTTCGAAGATGCTATCAGAAATGCTATCTCTATTGGTGGGGATAGTGATACTCTTGCTGCAATCACAGGAAGTATCGCCGAGGCAGCTTATGGAATTCCTGAGTGGATTAAGGACAAGGCCTTTAGCTATCTAGATGAGCCTTTGAAAGAGGTGCTTAGACGATGGGAGAAAGAAGTTTCGATATCATAA